From Magnolia sinica isolate HGM2019 chromosome 13, MsV1, whole genome shotgun sequence, one genomic window encodes:
- the LOC131223065 gene encoding dynein light chain 1, cytoplasmic-like, with amino-acid sequence MLEGKALVQDTDMPVKMQLQAMTAASQALDLYDVLDCKSIAAHIKKEFDKKYGSGWQCVVGSNFGCFFTHTQGTFIYFCLETLNFLIFKGAS; translated from the exons atgtTGGAAGGGAAAGCTCTAGTCCAAGACACAGACATGCCAGTGAAGATGCAGCTACAAGCCATGACCGCTGCCTCTCAAGCTCTCGACCTCTACGATGTTCTCGATTGCAAAAGCATTGCTGCCCACATCAAAAAG GAATTCGACAAAAAATATGGGTCTGGTTGGCAATGCGTGGTGGGCTCGAATTTCGGTTGCTTCTTCACACACACTCAAGGAACCTTCATCTACTTCTGTTTGGAGACTCTCAATTTCCTCATCTTCAAAGGGGCCTCTTGA